GGCGGATCATCGCGCCGCCGGTCGCGAGGCCCGGCATGGAGTCGGCGAAGATCCCACGCGGCCCGCCGACGGCGGAGATGATGTCCATCTCCGGCAGGTGTCGCAGCGCTTGCGACCAGTCCACCGGTGGCATCTGCGGCGCGAGGTCGAACAGCTTCGACGCGAGGATCCGCTCCGCCTGCGTCGCGCTCGGCGGCATCATCGGACGCACCTGGTTCTGCTCCCCGTAGAGCCACGCGATGAACAGCATCTGCACCGCGCCGCCGCGGTACCAGTTGCCCTGCTCCACGTACGGCCCCACGCGTCCGACGCCCGCGCCGAACCCCTGCGGCACGATCGCCGCGAGCCCCGGCGGCGACAGCGCGGCCACCGCCATCTGCCACTCCGCCGTCGACGAGCAGCCGATGAGCCCCACCTTGCCGTTCGACCACGGCTGCGACGCGAGCCACGCGATGGCGTCGTAGCCGTCGGTGCGCGGCGCGCCGAGGATGTCGTAGCTCCCCTCGGAGAAGAAGTGGCCGCGCTCGTTCATCTCCACGTACGCATAGCCGCGCCGCACCGCGTCGAGCGCGGTGCTCATGTCGCGCCACGTGCCGTTGCGCACGTCCCAGAAGTTGAAGTTGTACGGCGTGCGCGAGAAGATGACCGGCGCCTTGGCGACGTTCTTCGGCCGGTAGACGTCCGCCGCCATGCGCACGCCGTCGCGCATCGGCACCATGATCTTGCGGTCGACCACCGCGACCGCCTCGAGCGCCCGCTCGATCGAGTCGCGCCGCGCGGCGAGCGCCGTGTCGCGGGGCGCCGGCTGCGCGGCCGTTAGGCGCGGCGCCGCGACGAGTGCGATCAGCGTCGCGATCAGCGTCGCGGCCAGCAGCGGGTGGGGGGCGCGGGACATGCTCGGCTCCGGGTCGGGGACGCGGGGACGATATCCGCGTGCGTCATGCCGCCGCCAGGCACCGTGCTATCGTTCACGCCGTGACGAGCGACATCCACCGCGACACCCACCCGGATCGCTGGCGCACCCTCGTACTGCTCGCGACGGCCGAGCTCCTCGGCATGTCGCTCTGGTTCGCGGCGAGCGCCGTGAGCGCGCAGTACCAGGCGCGCTGGCACCTCTCCCCGTCCGAGACCGGCTGGCTCACCACCGTCGTGCAGGTGGGCTTCGTGGCCGGCACCGCGACGTCCGCGCTGCTCAACCTCGCTGACGTCGTCCCGTCGCGGCGACTGTTCGCGCTCTCCGCGGTCGTCGGCGCGGCGGCGAACGCCGGGCTGCTCGCCGCCGACGCGTATGCCGCGGCGCTCCTCTGCCGCTTCCTCACCGGCGTCGCGCTCGCCGGCGTCTACCCGCCGGCGATGAAGATGATCGCCACCTGGTTCCGCGCCCGCCGCGGTCTCGCCGTCGGCACCATCGTCGGCGCGCTCACGATCGGCAAGGCGACGCCGTACCTCGTGCACGCGTTCCCCGGCGCCGGGATCCGCCCCGTCGTCGCCGCGACGTCCGCCGCCGCGCTCGTCGGCGCACTGCTCGTCGGCGTCGGCTACCGCGACGGGCCGTACCCGTTTCCGCCGCGGCCGTTCTCGTGGGGACTCGTCGGCACCATCGTGCGCGATCGTCCCTGGCGGCTCGCGATGGGCGGCTACCTCGGGCACATGTGGGAGCTCTACGCGGCGTGGACGTGGCTCCCCGTGTTCATCGCCGCGAGCGGGTTCGCGGCGGGGCGTGCGAGCGCGCTCGCGTTCGCCGCGCTCGCGGTCGGCGGGCTCGGGTGCGTGTGGGGCGGGCTCGCCGCCGACCGGCGTGGGCGCGAGTGGCTCGTCGTCGTGTCGATGGCGGCGAGCGGCGCCTGCGCGATGCTCATCGGGCTCACGTTCGCGCGCTCGGCCGGCGCGCTCGTCGTCGTCGCGCTCGCGTGGGGGTTCTTCGTCATCGCCGACAGCGCGCAGTTCTCGGTGCTCGTCACCGAGAGCGTCCCCCCGCACGCCGTCGGCACCGCGCTCACCGTACAGACGTCGATCGGCTTCCTGCTGACGATGGTCTCCATCCAGCTCGTGCCGCTGCTCGCCGCGCGCGTCGGCTGGCGGTGGGCCTTCGTGTTCCTCGCCGTCGGTCCCGCGCTCGGCATCGCGAGCATCCGGCGGCTGGCGCGATCGCGAGGTGCCTAACAGCAGTCGATCGCGGAACGGGCAGCCGCGCGGTCACCACCCTAGATTGGGCATGGTTCCCGCTCCCCGTGCCCCCATGTCCGTCCCGCCGCACGCCGATCCCGCACGCGATGCTCCCGACGCCGACGCGTCGAGCGGCAGCGCTGGCGCCGGCGCGAGCGCCGCGTCGGCGTCGGAGCGGCCGAAGGAGCGGGTCGTCCTCGACGATCGGCCGAGCGTCAGCGCGCACGCGGTGTTCATGTCCGCCGCGCGCGGGCTGCGGCGGCCGTGGTGGCGTGCGCGGCTCCCCGCGTTCATGCTCGCCGGCACGCTGCTGCTCACCGTCGCCGCGTCGAGCTTCGTCCTCATGTCGCTCCACGCGTCCGACGCGGCGCGCTTCGACAACGCCGTGCAGTCCGCGGCGGATCGCGTGAGCGGCCGCTTCGACACCTACGTCGCGCTGCTCTACGGCGCGCGCGGCCTGTTCGCGGCGAGCGACGACGTGACTGCCGCGGAATTCGGCGCCTACGTCGACCGGCTCGAGCTCGGCGTGCACTACCGAGGCGTACGCGGCATCGGCTTCAGTCGTCGGCTCGACGTCGGCCCGCGTGTCGACAGCGCGGCGCTCGCGCGGGCCGTGCGCCGCGACGGATCGCCGGCGACGTTCGTGTGGCCCGGGGGTGTACGCGACGAGTACCACGCGATCGTCTACCTCGAGCCGCGCGACGCGCGCAACCGCGCGGCGCTCGGCTACGACATGCACACCGACCCGACGCGGCGCGACGCGATGGACCGCGCGCGCGACACCGGCCTGCCCGCCGCGTCGGGCGTCGTGCGACTGAAGCAGGAGATCGACGCCGACGAGCAGTCGGGATTCCTCGTCTACGTCCCCGTCTACACGGGGGGCGTGACGCCGGCGGACACGGCCGCGCGCCGCGAGGCCCTGCGCGGCTTCGTCTACGCGCCGTTCCGCGGCGGCGACCTGTTCGCCGGCATCTTCGGCAGCGAGAAGGAGCCGCGCGTCGCGTTCCGCGTGTTCGACGGGATCGACACGACGAGCACCCCGCTCTACGCGACCCCTGGCGCGCCCGTCGCGCACGTGGCCGAGGGACGCCGCGCCGCGTCCGCGGACGAGGCGACGAGGCTCCTCAGCGTGGTGCCGCTCGACGTCGGCGGGCGCGTGTGGACGCTCGTCTTCACGCCGCTCCCCGAGACCACCGCCAGCACGCGCAACACGCTCATCGTGAGCGCGGTCGCGCTGTTCGGTCTGCTGCTCGGCGCGCTGCTCTTCCAGATCACCGCGGCCGAGGTGCGCGCGCGCGAGTCGGCGGAGCGATCCGATGCGCTGCGCGGGCGCTTCTTCGCGGCGATGAGCCACGAGCTCCGCACGCCCGTCAACGCGGTTCTGGGGTACAACGATCTGCTCCTCGCCGGCGTCTACGGGCCGCTCTCGTCGACGCAGGAGCACGGCATCCAGCGAAGCCAGCGAGCAGCGCGTCATCTACTAGAGCTCGTGAACGACGTGCTCGATCTGAGCAAGCTCGAGGCGGGCAAGACGGAGATCGTCGTCGAGCCGGTGAAGCTGGAGGAGCTGCTCGAGGATCTGCTCGTCACCATCCGGCCACTCGCCGAGGAGCGCGGATGCGAGCTGCGGCTCGATGGGACCGACTGCGTGGCGACCGTCGAGACGGATCCGCGGCGGCTGCGGCAGGTCCTGCTCAATCTGCTGTCGAACGCGACGAAGTTCGGTGCGGGGCATCCGGTGGAGCTGCGGTGCGCACGACTGCCGCATGGCGCGCCGGTCCCGACGCGTGGGCGCGGCAAGCGGCGCCGCACGGCGGGCGACGCGCTGCTCATCGAGGTCACCGATCACGGCCCGGGCATCGCGCCCGCGGACCAGGAGCGGATCTTCGAGGAGTTCGTGCAGCTGCCGGGTGCGACGCCGGGTGGCACGGGCCTCGGCCTGCCGATCTCACGGCGGCTCGCCGAGCTGCTCGGCGGGAGTCTCGGCGTGACGTCGGCGCCCGGAAGAGGTAGCACGTTCTGCGTCACGATCCCGGTCACGCTGCCCACGCGACGCACGCGTTAGGCACACTATGACGGAGGCGTAAGGTTTTGGGCCTTCACGACATGGACCGGCCCCGTTAGCATGCCACCGAACCGACCATCCCCTGGAGGAGACTTGCGCGTCCTGGTGATCGAGGACGAGCCGATGGTGGCCCGAGTCGTCGCGCGAGCGCTGGAGAGCGAGTACACGGTCGACGTCAGCGACTCGGCGACGGAGGGCGCCCACCGCGCGCTCGACGAGACGTATGACGCCATCCTGCTGGATCTCGAGCTGCCGGACGGCGATGGCCTCGACGTGGTGCGCGCGATGCGGCGCGCGGGCTCGACCACGCCCGTGCTCATCATGACGGGGCGCGGCGACGACGAGCACATCGTGCGCGGGCTCGACGCCGGCGCCGACGACTACCTCCTGAAACCGCTCGGCAGCACCGACGTGCTGCGGGCGCGCGTGCGCGCCGCCATCCGTCGCGGCGGCTCCGGCCCGCCGGACGTCCTGAACCTCGGCCCGCTCACCGTCGACCGCCTGGGCCGCGTCGTCACCGGCGACGGCAAGACGCTGTCGCTGACGCCGAAGGAGTTCTCGATGCTGGAGTACCTCATGCTCCGCAGCGAGCAGGTGGTCTCGCGCGCCGAGCTGCTCCAGCGCGTGTGGAACATGAGCTTCGACCCCGGCTCCAACGTCGTCGACGCGCATGTCGCGCGGCTGCGCCAGAAGCTCCGCCAGGCCATCACGACCCCCGAGATCCGCACCGTCCGCGGCATCGGCTTCCTGCTCACCGCGAAGCCCGAGGACGACGAGCGCTGATAGGACGAGGGCAGGAGGGCAGGAGCGCAGGAGGGCAGGAGAGCTTTCGAGTTCTCCTGCCCTCCTGCCCTCCTGCGCTCCTGCCCTCCTGCCCTAGATTCCGAGTCATGCGTTCCGGTGCCGCGGTCGCCTGCCTCGCACTGCTCGCGCCGCTCGCCCTCGCGCAGTCCACGGCGCCCCCCCGGTCCCGCCCTCGCTCCGCGCCGGAATCCGTCGCCGCCGCGCGCCGCGCCCAGCGCGACTTCGAGCTGCGCCGCCGCGACCGGATGCCGACGTGGCCCGGCGGATCGGGTGGGCCGTGCGACGTCCGCATCGGCCGCCTCTGCTACTGGGACAACAATCATGAGATCCCGCCGCCGCTCGAGCCGGCGGCCATCGCGACCGCCCGCGACGCGCTGATCGAGCGGCTGTCGCGCGCCGCGCACGACGACTCCACGAGCGACTGGGTCGCCGGCCAGTCGGTGCGCTACCTCGTGGAGGCGCGACGGTGGGACGACGCGCTGCGCGCGGCCACGGCCTGTCGCGGCACGGCATGGTGGTGCGCCGCGCTCCGCGGCTTCGCGTGGCACGAGCGCAGCGACCACGCCGCCGCCGCCGCCGCGTTCGACTCCGCGCTCGCGCTCATGCCGTCCGCCGAGCGTTGTCGCTGGACCGACCTCGCGTGGTGGCTCGAGGGCGCGCTGGAGCGCAGCTACAAGCGGCAGCCGTGCGGCCCCGCGCGCGACGCGTGGGAGCGGCGCTTCTGGGTCGCCGCGCGGCCGCTGCTCTCGCTCCCCGGCAACGACCTGCGCAGCGAGCTGCTGGCGCGCCGCACGATGTCGCGCATCCGCTCCGAGGGCGCCATCGAGTACCAGATGGCGTGGGGCGACGACCTCGCGGAGTCCGAGGTGCGCTTCGGGTGGCCCACCGCGTGGTCGGCCGCCGACCGCACGATGATGCTCGGCAGCGAGTCGCGCTCCGTCATCGGACACGAGCCGACGCCGAGCTACGCGTTCGTGCCGCGCGCCGACGCGGTCGAGTCGCCGACGACGAGCGAGGCCGACGACTGGGAGCTCGACGCGCGGCTTCCCGCGATGCGCTACGCACCGCGCTACGCGTGGCGCGGCGTGCGCCCGCTCGAGCATCAGCTCGCGCGCTTCCGCCGCGGCGACTCCACGCTCGTCGTCGGTGCGTGGAGCGTCGCGCGGGACGGCGTGTGGCACGGCGACTCCGCGCGCGCCGACTCCGCGCGCGACCTGCGGCGCCGTATGCCGCGTGACTCGACGCGCCCGGACACGCTGCGTGCCGCGCTCGTGCTCGTCGACACCGCGGGCCGCATGACGACGGTGGCGCGCGACAGCGCGACGACCGCCGGCGCGCTGATCGTCGCCGTGCCGCGCGCGGCGTATCTGGCGAGCGTCGAGCTGCTCGCCCCCGCGCGCGGCCGCGCCGCCCGCGCGCGCACGGGGCTCGCCCCGCTGCCGCGCGACACGGTCGTCTCCGATCTGCTGCTCCTCGCGCACGCCGCCGCGCCCGGTGCGACGGTGGAGCAGCTCGCGCGCGACGCGCTCGGCACGCACACCATCGTCGCCGGCATGCCGGTGGGACTCTACTGGGAGACGTACCTGCCGCGCGCGGACTCCGCCGAGGTCACGGTGCAGGCCACGCGCATCGACGCCGCGTGGTACGCGCGACTCGGCCGCGCCCTCAAGCTCGCCGGCGGCCCGCCGACGCCGGTCGCCGTCCGCTTCGTGGACGCCGCGCGGCCTAACGACGTCGCCGCCGCCCGCTCCCTCGCCCTCACCTGGCCCCCCGACGCCACCGGCACCTATCGCCTCGAGGTGACGGTGCGCACCGGCGACCGCGCCGCAACCGCAACGGACACGGTGCGAGTCGTTCGAGACTGAGAACGGCCGAATCGAGTGCCGTGCAAGCGCGTGGCGCTTCCGCAGCTCCGGCGTCCGCAGTTTCCGGTTCCGCAGTTTCGGCTTCCGCCGCCTCCGTGGATAGATTCGGGCCCATGACACGAGTAGTGCTCGACGCCGCCGCCTACCGCGCGCTCACGAAGTCTCTCGACGCCGCCGCCGCGCGCGACGCCGCGCGCGCGCTCGTCGAGGGCGACGGCCGGCGCGGGCTGCGCGGCGCGGCGAGCCCGTTCGCGCTCTGGTCGCTGCTCGCCGACGTCGCGGCCTCGGTCGCGCCGCCCGCGCGTGGCGAGCGCGCGCCGAGCGAGCAGGCGCGGGAGCGGGCGCACGAGCGCGCGGGACGCGCCCGCGTGGCGCTCGCCGCGTGCGCGATCCACGCCGCGAAGGATCGCGGCGCGCCCGGCACGCACCCGTTCCTCCTGCTCGACGATCCCGAGAGCCGGCTCTGCGCCGCGCTCGGCCTGCAGGCGCCGCCGGGGCTCGCCGCGTGGAACGAGTACCTCGCGTCGCTCGCCGCGGAGCTCGCCGAGGAGCCCACGCAGGAGCGCGCCCAACGCCTCGCCGCGCCGCTCGCCCACGTCGGCGAGCGCGCGCGCAGCATCGCCGAGGACTACGCCGACGAGATGCAGGACGCGGTGCTCGGCGCCTATGACGCCGCGTCGGACCGCTGGGACTGGACCGACGCCATGACCGACGACGCTCGCCAGCAGGCGCTCGCCGGCCCGCTCGCGCCGGAGCCCTACGAGCGCGCGCCGGAGGGCGCCATCGGCGAGCCGCTGCTGCTCGACGTGCTGCGCCGCGACCCGCTGCTGCGCGCCGTCGCCGTCCGCCGCGCGGCGCGTGCGCACCGCCTCGTCGCCGGCGCCGCTACCGGCGCGACCGACGCCGCCACCATGCTGCGCGCCGGCGAGACCGTCGACGCCGAAGCCGAGCCGACGCTCGACGAGGCCGCGTGCGTCGCCGAGGTGTTCCCCGCCGGGCTGACGCTCGCGCGCGAGGTGCTGCGCCGCGTCATCGCCGGCGACCTCGAGATGGCCGGCCGCGCGGCGCGGCGGTGGCTGTGGGATCTGCACGTCGCGTTAGGCCTGCGCGACGAGCGCGGCGTCACCGGCGCGCCGCCGCTGATCGACGCCGTCGCCGGCGTGCCGGGCATGGAGTCCATCGACGCCTACCGGCACGCGGCCGGCGCGTGACGCTCGCGCGCCTCCTGCACCGCCGCGAGGCCGGCACGTTCGCCGGGCTGCTGCTGCTCTCCCTCGTGCTGTGGGCGGCGACGCCGTACTTCGCCACCGTCGACAACCTCGTCAACGTTCTCGAGCAGTCGGCGATCGTCGGCGTGCTGTCCGTCGGCATGACGTTCGTGATTCTCACCGGCGGGATCGATCTCTCCGTCGGCTCGCTCGTCGCGCTCGCCGGCATCGCGTTCGGCGCCGCGTCGCACGCCGGTCTGCCGACGGTGCTCGCCGTGCTCGCCGCGCTCGTCGTCGGCGGCGCGTCGGGTCTCGCGAACGGGCTCCTCGTCTCCCCGGGGCGTCTCCCGCCGTTCATCGCCACGCTCGGCACCATGTCCGTCGCGCGCGGGGCGGCGCTCATGCTCACCGGCGGGCGGCCGATCTCCGGCTTCCCGACGTCGGTGCGCGCCATCGCGCACGCCGAGCCGTTAGGCATTCCGGCGCCGGTGCTGCTCATGCTCGCCGTCTACGCGGCCGCGCACGTCGCGCTCACGCGCACGGTCCTCGGCCGGTACGTCTACGCGGTGGGCGGCAACGAGGTCGCCGCCGCGCTCTCCGGCGTGAGCGTGTCGGCGTGGAAGCGCGTGGTCTACGTCCTGAGCGGCGTCGCGAGCGCGCTCACCGGCGTGCTCCTCGTGGCGCGGCTCGACTCCGCGCAGCCCGTCGCGGGCCTCGGCTACGAGCTCGACGCGATCGCCGCCGTCGTCATCGGCGGCGCGAGCCTCATGGGCGGCGCCGGCACCGTCCTCGGCACGCTCGTCGGCGCGCTGCTCATGACGGTGCTGCGCAACGGTCTCAACCTCCTCAGCGTCTCGTCGTACCTCCAGCAGGTCGCCATCGGCCTCGTCATCATCGCCGCGGTGGTCGTCGACATGACGCTCCGCCGCCGCTCGGAGAAGCCCACCAAATGACGCGCTCCCGCCTAACGATCGTCGCCGCGCTCCTGCTCGCGGCATTGAACGCCTGCAACCGCGGCCCCGACGCCGGCAAGCCCGTCGTCGCGCTCGTGCCGAAGACGTTGAACAACCCGTTCTTCGTCGACATGGTGCAGGGCGCGACCGCCGCCGCCGACAGCCTCGGCGTGCGGCTCGTCGTCGAGGCGCCGGAGCGCGAGATCGATCCCAACGCGCAGATGCAGATCGTCGAGAACCTCGTGCAGCGCGGCGTGAAGGTGCTCGCCATCGTGCCGAACGGCTCGCGCGAGATCGTCCCCGCCGTCGTGAAGGCGAACCGGGCGGGCATCCCCGTCGTGAACGTCGACACGCGCCTCGACACCGCCGCGCTGCGTCAGGCGGGCGGCACGATCGCCACGTTCATCGGATCGGACAACGTCGACGGCGGCCGCCTCGCCGGGAAGTTCCTCGCCGAGCAGCTCGGCGGCCGCGGCGACGTCGCGGTGCTCGAGGGCGTGCCGGGCCACGAGACGAGCGACTCGCGCCTGCGCGGCTTCCGCGAGGCGGTCGCCGGGTTCCCGAACGTCCGCATCGTCAGCTCGCAGCCGGCGAACATGGAGCGCGACCAGGCGTTCAACGTCACGCA
This DNA window, taken from Gemmatirosa kalamazoonensis, encodes the following:
- a CDS encoding response regulator transcription factor, producing the protein MRVLVIEDEPMVARVVARALESEYTVDVSDSATEGAHRALDETYDAILLDLELPDGDGLDVVRAMRRAGSTTPVLIMTGRGDDEHIVRGLDAGADDYLLKPLGSTDVLRARVRAAIRRGGSGPPDVLNLGPLTVDRLGRVVTGDGKTLSLTPKEFSMLEYLMLRSEQVVSRAELLQRVWNMSFDPGSNVVDAHVARLRQKLRQAITTPEIRTVRGIGFLLTAKPEDDER
- a CDS encoding sugar ABC transporter substrate-binding protein: MTRSRLTIVAALLLAALNACNRGPDAGKPVVALVPKTLNNPFFVDMVQGATAAADSLGVRLVVEAPEREIDPNAQMQIVENLVQRGVKVLAIVPNGSREIVPAVVKANRAGIPVVNVDTRLDTAALRQAGGTIATFIGSDNVDGGRLAGKFLAEQLGGRGDVAVLEGVPGHETSDSRLRGFREAVAGFPNVRIVSSQPANMERDQAFNVTQNTLQAHPQVRGFFAANDVMALGALEAIAAARKAPPPLVVGFDAQADARTAIRDGRLAASIAQHPAEMGRRAVESAWKLLHKQPVPAEQPVAIELVTKANAGAP
- a CDS encoding CHASE domain-containing sensor histidine kinase codes for the protein MSVPPHADPARDAPDADASSGSAGAGASAASASERPKERVVLDDRPSVSAHAVFMSAARGLRRPWWRARLPAFMLAGTLLLTVAASSFVLMSLHASDAARFDNAVQSAADRVSGRFDTYVALLYGARGLFAASDDVTAAEFGAYVDRLELGVHYRGVRGIGFSRRLDVGPRVDSAALARAVRRDGSPATFVWPGGVRDEYHAIVYLEPRDARNRAALGYDMHTDPTRRDAMDRARDTGLPAASGVVRLKQEIDADEQSGFLVYVPVYTGGVTPADTAARREALRGFVYAPFRGGDLFAGIFGSEKEPRVAFRVFDGIDTTSTPLYATPGAPVAHVAEGRRAASADEATRLLSVVPLDVGGRVWTLVFTPLPETTASTRNTLIVSAVALFGLLLGALLFQITAAEVRARESAERSDALRGRFFAAMSHELRTPVNAVLGYNDLLLAGVYGPLSSTQEHGIQRSQRAARHLLELVNDVLDLSKLEAGKTEIVVEPVKLEELLEDLLVTIRPLAEERGCELRLDGTDCVATVETDPRRLRQVLLNLLSNATKFGAGHPVELRCARLPHGAPVPTRGRGKRRRTAGDALLIEVTDHGPGIAPADQERIFEEFVQLPGATPGGTGLGLPISRRLAELLGGSLGVTSAPGRGSTFCVTIPVTLPTRRTR
- a CDS encoding MFS transporter, whose protein sequence is MTSDIHRDTHPDRWRTLVLLATAELLGMSLWFAASAVSAQYQARWHLSPSETGWLTTVVQVGFVAGTATSALLNLADVVPSRRLFALSAVVGAAANAGLLAADAYAAALLCRFLTGVALAGVYPPAMKMIATWFRARRGLAVGTIVGALTIGKATPYLVHAFPGAGIRPVVAATSAAALVGALLVGVGYRDGPYPFPPRPFSWGLVGTIVRDRPWRLAMGGYLGHMWELYAAWTWLPVFIAASGFAAGRASALAFAALAVGGLGCVWGGLAADRRGREWLVVVSMAASGACAMLIGLTFARSAGALVVVALAWGFFVIADSAQFSVLVTESVPPHAVGTALTVQTSIGFLLTMVSIQLVPLLAARVGWRWAFVFLAVGPALGIASIRRLARSRGA
- a CDS encoding ABC transporter permease, with translation MTLARLLHRREAGTFAGLLLLSLVLWAATPYFATVDNLVNVLEQSAIVGVLSVGMTFVILTGGIDLSVGSLVALAGIAFGAASHAGLPTVLAVLAALVVGGASGLANGLLVSPGRLPPFIATLGTMSVARGAALMLTGGRPISGFPTSVRAIAHAEPLGIPAPVLLMLAVYAAAHVALTRTVLGRYVYAVGGNEVAAALSGVSVSAWKRVVYVLSGVASALTGVLLVARLDSAQPVAGLGYELDAIAAVVIGGASLMGGAGTVLGTLVGALLMTVLRNGLNLLSVSSYLQQVAIGLVIIAAVVVDMTLRRRSEKPTK